The DNA region ACTACTCCTCGATCATCGGCAAGTACACCGCGCCGAGCACCGTGTTCGGCACCAGCGGCGTCGGCATGTATGTGTCGGGTGAGTTCGGCCGGCAGTGGCTCGGCACCTCGGACAGCTTCTACGGCGTTCCGGCGTTCCCGAACGGCATCAAGTATGCCGACTACAACACCTGGAACATCGGCATCGGCTTCACCTACAAGGTGTTCACGCTCGATCTGCGCTACTCCGACACCGACCTGTCGAAGGGCAATTGCAGCGCCTTCACCAGCGATTTCACCGCGGGCGGAACCACCAACGTCACCCCGATCAATCCGGGCGGCACGGGCTCCAACTGGTGCGGCGCGGCTGGTATCGCCAAGCTCTCGGTCGACCTGACCGCGATGTCCAACCTGAAGTAATTTCCTCTTCCGAGGATCGCGGGGGCGGCAGAGCAATCTGCCGCCCCTTTGTTTTGCGGACTCGGTGATGACGAGGCTGGAGCGGCGGATTGGCTCATCTCTCCCGCTTGCGGGAAGAGGGAGCCGAGTGCCCGCAGCTTGATCCGCTCGCCTACGACGCGGCGGCCTCGACCTTGTCACGCAAGGTGAAGCGGTCGCCGTCGCGGATCAGCGACACGTTGCGCTGGTGGAAGGCGTCGAGCGTCGCGCGGTGGCCGATCGAGACCACCGTGGTGTCGGGCAGCTTCTCGGCGATCAGCCTGTAGAGCGCGGCTTCCGACGGCTCGTCGAGCGAGGCCGTCGCCTCGTCCAGGAACAGGAATTGCGGCGCATGCAACAACGCGCGGGCGATGCCGAGCCGCTGCTGCTCGCCGAGCGACAGCATCCGGTTCCAGTGCGCTTCTTCCTCGAGCCGCGTCGCGAGCTGCGGCAGTCCGACGGCAGCGAGGACCTCGCGGACCCGTGCCGCATCGTAGCTCGCAGCCTGGCCCGGATAGACCACCGCGTCATGCAGCGAGCCGATCGGCAGATAGGGACGTTGCGGCAGCATCATCAGGCTGGCGTTGGCGGGGACCTGGACTGCGCCGCGGCCGAACGGCCAGATGCCGGCCATCGCGCGGAACAGCGTGGACTTGCCGGCGCCCGAGGGACCGGTGACCAGGGTGCGCTCATTGTCGCGAAGGCTGAAGCCGTCCGCGGCGAGCAGCGGCTTGCCGTCGGGCAGCGTGACCAGGAGATCGTCGAGATCGATCGTGTCGCCGGCTGTGGGCTTGACGTGGATGATGTCCTGCCTCTGCGCGAGCGCATCGCCACCGCGGATCGAGTTCTCGAAGCCATCGAGACGCGCGACCACCGATTGCCATTCAGCCAGCGTCCGGTAGGCCGAGATGAAGAACGACAGTGAATCCTGCACGCTGCTGAAGGCGGACGCGGTCTGCATCATGCCACCGAGCTGGATCTTGTTGGCGAAATAGGCCGGTGCGATCAGCACGTAGGGGAAGATCACGGCGGCCTGCGAATAGGTCGCGGTGAACGCGGTCAGCTTCTTGGTTCGTTGCATGATGTCGAGCCAGTTCCCGACCACGAAGCCGAAGCGATCGAGCAATCGCGTGCGCTCGGCCGGTTCACCGTGGAGCAGTGCAATCTGCTCGGCGTTCTCGCGGGTCCGCACCAGGTTGAAGCGAAAATCGGCCTCGAACCGTTGCTGCCGGAAGTTGAGGTCGACCAGCGGCCTGCCGATCAGATGGGTCAAGAGCGTTCCGAGGATCGCGTACACCAGCGCGCCCAGCACCAGATAGCCGGGAATCGCGAGGTCCTGGCCGAACAGATGCAGCGGCGCCTGATTGGAAAGGCCCCACAGGATGAAGACGAAGGAGGCAAGCGTCACGACGGCGCTCAGCAATCCGATCCCGAGCGTCAGGGTCTGTTCGACGAAGCGCTGGGTGTCGTCGGCGATACGCTGGTCCGGGTTATCAGCGGCGTCGCCGAGCAACTGCATGCGGTAGTGGTTGGCATCCTGCAGCCAGCCGCCGAGATAACGCGTGGTCATCCAGCGCCGCCAGCGGATCTGCAGCCATTGATTGAGATAGAGCTGGTAGACTTTCAGGCCGATCCAGAAAGCTGCGAGCACGCAGAAATAGCCGATCTGATAGGTGAAGACCGCTTGATCGCGCTCCTGCAGCGCGTTGTAGAAAACATTGTTCCAGCGGTTGAACAACACGGTCAGAAAGACGGCGGCGAGCTCGAGTATCACCACCGCGGCCAACAGCCCGCGGCCTGCCCATTTGTCGTCGGAGTTGAAATAGGGCGAGGCGATGCGCCACACCGTCGCGAGCGTCGAGCGAATGTTGTTCACAGATTATCGTCTCCGGGGAAGCGGCCGCAACGGCCTGAAGAATCGGGACAATCGCAGTGCACCTCGACTAAAGTCGTAGGTCTGGCATGCAAGCGTTGGCTTGTCCCGGCGATCGAGTCAACCCTAGCATGACGACAACGGCGAGGGGCGGGGGACCTTCGATTTTTCGCGAGGATGTGAGTGATCCTTACCGATCGTTCATTCGCGAGCCGGGGCTGCAATTCTTCCGACGGACTCCCGCAATCGCACCAGCGCGCCTGCCTGCACCGAGGCCGGGGCGCTGCATAAGAATGTGGGAAGGACCCCGAGATGAGCACCTGGAATCAAATCTACAATCCGCTGGGCAATGCGGGGCTGTCGACGCTGGCGGCCGCCATTCCCGTGGTCACGCTGCTGGTGCTGATCGCCAGCGGCAAGGTGAAGGCACATATCGCCGCCATCGTCGCCGTGATCGTGACCAACCTGATCACGATCTTCGTCTTCACGATGCCGGCCGGCATGTCGATCCGCGCATCGATCCTCGGCATCGTCACCGGGTTCTTTCCGATCGGCTGGATCGTGCTCAACGTCATCTTCCTCTACCAGGTCACGGTGAGGTGCGGGAAGTTCGAGCTGCTCAAGCGCGCGGTCGGCGGCGTCACCGAGGATCGCCGCCTGCAGTTGCTCCTGATCGCGTTCTCGTTCGGCGCCTTCTTCGAGGGCGCCTCGGGCTTCGGCACGCCGGTCGCCATCACCGGTGCGGTGCTGATCGGGCTCGGCTTCTCGCCGCTCGCAGCCTCCGGCCTGTCGCTGATCGCCAACACCGCCCCGGTCGCCTTCGGCGCGCTGGGCACGCCGATCCAGGGCCTTGCCTCGGTCACCGGGCTCGATCCCTACCTCCTCGGCGCCATGGTCGGCCGGCAGCTGCCGCTGTTCTCGCTGATCGTGCCGTTCTGGGTGGTATGGGCATTCGCGGGCTGGCGCGGCATGAAGGAAGTGTGGCCGGCGATCCTGGTCACCGGCGTGTCGTTTGCGGTCCCGCAATTCGTGATCTCGAACTACATCAATCCCTGGATCGTCGATATCGGCGCCTCGCTGATCTCGATGGGCGCGCTGATCCTGTTCCTCAAGGTCTGGCAGCCGCGTCAGCTCTGGCTGTCGCCCGCGCTGCGCGGCCGCGATGAATCGGCGGCGACGATGGCGGCCGCCAAGCCGCTCGACAAGACGCCGCTGACCCAGGGCGAATTGTGGAGCGCGCTGCTGCCATGGATCATCGTCTGCATCCTGATGCTGATCTGGGGCAACGGCGCCTTCAAGGCCTGGGCGAATGCCAACTTTGTCTGGAACTATCCGGTGCCCGACCTCGACAAGCTGATCTTCAAGGTGCCGCCGGTGGTGGCCAAGCCGACGCCGGAAGGTGCGGTGTTCGGCTTCACCTATTTGTCGTTCACCGGCACCGGATTGCTGATCGCCGCGATCATCTCGGGTCTCCTGATGGGCTTCTCGCCGCTCAAGCTGATCGCCGAATATGGCCGCACCATCCGCCTGTGCGCGATCTCGCTGATCACGATCTCGGCGATGCTGGCGATCGGTACGCTGACCCGGCTCTCCGGCGTCGACGCCACCCTCGGCCTCGCCTTCGCCGCGACCGGCGTGCTCTACCCGTTCTTCGGCACGCTGCTTGGCTGGCTCGGCGTGGCGCTGACCGGATCGGACACCTCGTCCAACATCCTGTTCGGCAATCTGCAGAAGATCACCTCCGAGCAGCTCGGCCTGCCGCCGATCCTGATGGCGGCCGCGAACTCCTCGGGCGGCGTGATGGGCAAGATGATCGACGCGCAATCGATCGTGGTCGCCTCCACCGCGACCAACTGGTACGGCCACGAGGGTTCGATCCTGCGCTACGTGTTCCTGCACTCGATCGTGCTGGCGTGCCTGGTCGGTCTGTTCGTGACCCTGCAGGCCTATGTCTACCCGTTCACCGCGATGGTTCTGAAATAAAGAGGCGAGGCGTCGCCCAAACGGAGATCCCCGCGGGTGCGAGCCCGCGGGGATTTTGCTTTTCAAGCGCTTTTTCTCGCGCCGCCATTCTGGCCAATCGCAGCCTCGTCCCATACAAGGGCGGCGTCGCAATTCCTGGGAATGGCATGATCTCGATGAAGCGGATTCTGAACGGCGGCATGGCCGCGTTGGTGGTCGTTGCAGCGGCGCTTAGCGCGGGGCCAGTGCAGGCCCAGGAAGAATTCCCGTTCGGCTTCGTGATGACGCTCGATGCCGCGCGCATGCCGGGCTCCAAGCGGATTCCCTCGATCGAGGTCGGCGACAATGGCGAGGTGATCCTCGAGCTGTGGTGCGACGGCGGCAAGGGCCAGTTCTCGGTTGCCGGCAACACCATCGTGTTCGTTCCCGGCACGATGGAGAACCGCAACTGCACGCCGGACCGGGCGCAGGCCGACAAGGATTTGCTCACCGCGCTCGGCGACACGACGAGCTGGCGGCGGCAGGGTGATCAGGTCACGTTCATCGGAAGCAAGTCGCTGCGTTTCGTGATCAACAGCAACTAGGGCATGATCCGGAAAAGTGCGAAGCGGTTTTCCGAAAAGATCATGCCCAAGCAAAAAGTGACGAACTCATCGCGCTGCTGCGTCGAACGCGGGCTCAGGGCGTTGCGACCAATCCGCTTGCGGTGGCAACGATCCAGCGATTGCCCCAGCGCACGATGGAATCGACCCGGCCGAGGCCTGGGACGACGTCGCCGCGTGCGGCCATCTTGACGCCCTCCGGCCCCTCGAGCACGGCGGTGCCGTCGCGGACTTCGACCACCGACCATCCGGGAATGGTGCTCGGCCGGGTCTCCGCCGCCGCTGCGACGGGCGGCTTCGTTCCGAGCGCCGCGGCCTGCGCGTTCAGGGTGGTGGGCGCGGCGCCCAGTGCGAGCGGGCGCGGGCTGGCAGGGGTGTTCTTCGGAATGCTGCCGGTGACAACGGGGTCGGCGTTGGACGCGGTCCGGCGCTCGCCCCTCGATTCGCTTCTTGGGCTCGGCCGCGTCTCGGCAACATGCGGGACAGGCGCTTCCTTCTGGGCCACCGGGACCGGGGCGGGAGTCGCAAAATCGTGCCAGTTGGCGCCGCCGGTCCATCCCAGCACGAAGCTTGCGGCCAGTGCGGTGGCTGCCAGCAGCGCGGTGCCGATGCGGTCGGCGAACGGCTCCCGCAGCAGCAGGGCGGCGTCGTGGTTTTCGCCTGAGACGTCCCAGAGGTCCGCCGTCTGCGCCGGCGAATGACCCTCCGTCACATCCGTTGGCCAGATGCTCCCAGGACTGATCGGCTCGCGGTCTTGCATGGCGTGACCCGTGTTCGGTGACGCAAAGGATGATCCTCGAAACTAAATCGAGCCTTAATTTTCGGTGACCGAACTGCGGCAGCACGAAGTCTTTTGGTCCCAGGGCTCCGTAAATTGACGGGACGGCGAGGGCGGCCGACAATCGCGACGACGACCCTGCATTGGCCGGAGATGCACACGCCTGACATCAGCATCGCCCCCGAAGACCCGCGGCAGCCCGACGTGCGGCAGCTGATCGATCTGTCGGACGCCCACATGCAGGCGCTGTATCCGCCTGATAGCAATCACCGCGCCCCCGTCGAGACGCTAGCCGCCCCGGATACGGTCTTCCTCGTCGCGCGGCGCCATGGCGAGGTGCTCGGGTCGATCGCCTTCCGCCTCATCGCGCCCGGTCATGCCGAGATGAAGCGGATGTTCGTGCGCGCCGATGCGCGCGGACACGGGCTCGGCCGCCGGCTGCTCGACGCGCTGGAGGACGCCGCGCGCGACCGGCAGATCGCGCGCATCAGCCTGGAGACCGGAATCCGGCAGCCGGAGGCGATCGGGCTCTATCGCGCCGCAGGCTATCAGGAGTGCCCGCCGTTCGGCGGCTACGCACCCGATCCGCTCAGCCTGTTCATGACCAAGCGTCTTTAGCTCCAAGCGGTCGTTTCCGGACGCCGTCACCGCAAAGCGGGTCGTCGCGGCGCTTAGGCGTCGCTATAGCGATGGCATGCTCGATTTCGCCGCCCAATATGCAGCCTTCCAGCGCCGCGATCCGGCCTGGGACGGCATCGTGTTCGTCGCGGTCAGGACGACGGGCGTGTATTGCCGTCCGGTGTGCCGGGCGCGCACGCCGCTCGCCCGCAATGTGCGGTTCTACGGCAGCGCCGCGTCGGCCGAGCGCGCCGGCTTCCGGCCCTGCCTGCGCTGCCGTCCCGAGGCGGCGCCGTTCTGCCCGGCATGGAAGGGCACCAGGACCACGGTCGAGCGCGCGCTGGCGCTGATCGAAGCGGGCGCACTCGACCGCGGCAATGTCGCTGCGCTGGCCGATCGGCTCGGCATCGGGGCGCGGCATCTGTCGCGGCTGTTCGCCGAACATCTCGATGCCTCGCCGCTGCAGGTCGCGCTCTCGCTGCGCGTGCAGCGCGCCAAGCGCCTGATCGACGAGAGCGATATTCCGCTCTCCTTGGTGGCGCAGCAAGCCGGCTTCTCCAGCGCAAGGCGCATGAACGCCGCATTCGCAAAACTCTATGGCCGTTCGCCCGTCTCGCTGCGACGGAATCGGCTGCCAAACATCACGATGCAATAATGGAGATCAGCAATGGCCAAGAGCTACGGCACCGTCAGTGCCGAACAGAAACTCAGGATGAGCGGCCTCGAATTCGTGCAAGGGCTCGCCTCGGGCGCCTTGCCGCTCAACACCATCGCGCGGACCCTCGGCTATGACGTCACTGAAGCCGAGCATGGCCGCGTCGTCGTCACGCTGCTGCCGACGGATGCGCATCTCAATCCGGCAGGCACCGTGCATGGCGGGCTCACCGCCACGCTGCTCGACAGCTGCATGGGGCTTGCGGTGCAGTCGACGCTCGATGCCGGAACGAGCCAGACCACGCTCGAATTCAAGATCTCGCTGGTGTGGCCGATCACGCCCGACACCGGCCCGATCCGGGCCGAAGGCCAGGTGCTCAATTGCGGTCGCCGCATCGGGACCGCGGAAGGCAGGGTCACCGACGAGAAAGGGCGGCTGCTCGCGCATGGCACGACGACGTGCCTGATCTTTCCGGCTTGATGAAGAGCCGCTGCGGAGAGACTGCGCCGGCACTGCATCAGGCGATGCGATGCCGGCGCGGTAACATTGGAATACGTCCAGCGAGCCTGCGGATTAGAGCGCTTCGATTTCACCGAGCCGATCGATTGGTCTAACCCGAACGCACGGAAAGTGCGTTCGGGTAGCTGCGATGCGATCGTCGATGAAGCGCCGGTTCACCCGGCGTAGCCACTCTGTTCAGGCAAGCGAATGAGGCCGAGCTGCAGCATGGCGGTGAGCGCATCCTCCTGTCCGAGCTCCTCGGCGATCCGTCCGTCCCGCACGCGCAGCACGGTCGTGCCGGCGAACGTCATCTTGCGGCCGGAGGCCGCAGGTAGCGAGCCGAGGCGGAAGTCGCTGAAGGCAGGCCCAGTGTGCGTGCCGCCACCTTCCCAGCGGCCGACGACGAGATCACCTTCCGCGACGAGATCGCCGACGCCCCAGAACTTGAGATCCGGAAACGCTTCACGAAACTCGGTGATGAATTGCGTGACCGCAGCGCGGCCCATCTTCGCTTCGTGCATCGGGTAGTGCACGACAATGTCCGGTGTCGCGAGCTCATCGATGATGCGCGGATTCCATGGGTTTCCCCAAAAACCCTCGAACCACCGGCCTACGACGCTCTTGTTTTCCTCTGACATCGGATCGTCTCCATTTGCATGTTGCCGGTATCGCGACCGGCGCTGTGTCGATGCACGCATTAGGCATTTTGAGGCGGGTGTCGTGCCACCCGATTCCGGATCGGGCGTGCTGCCGGTGCTCAGGCGAGATTCCGCTTTGTCGATATGGCGCTTAGCGCCGCTTCTCGAACGTCATCGCGCAAACGGGAAGCGGGTGGTTCGCGCAACATCAGCACGAAATCGTTTGCGTCAACACACAGGAGAAAACATCGTGCGCAACTTCGATGCGATCGCCGCGCTGCGCGGCGACGGACTTCGCCTCGAGCTGCGGGCGCTGCTCGATCGCGCTGCGGTCGAGCCTCGTTCCGAATTGTTCGCCAGAAACGACGGGATGCTTCAATCCGGCCCGGACGCAGCTCCCGAGATGGCGCGCGACAACGTCGTGCCGTTGAAGCGCAGGACAGCCTGAATCAGGAGAGCGCCGGCTTCAGCGCCACACCGACTTGTCGGCGTCCCAGCGCTGGCCTTTGAGCTCCTTGACCAGCGCGTCGATCGCGCCGTTGTCGTCCTTGGCCTCGCTGCCTTCCTCGTCGCTGCTGGAATCGTCGGAGAGATTGAGCTTGGCGCCGGCGCTGTCATCCGACGTCGAGACGGTGGGGCTCGAGACCCACAGCATCAGTTTGTCGGAGCTGCCGGGCTTGTCGGGCGCGACGAGGGCGGTGACCTCGTAATTCTGGGTGAGGCCGAGCGCAGGGTAGATCGCGCTCGGCCGCTTCAGCACCAGCTTGAGCTTGCCGGTGTTCGCGTTCCAAGTCGCCGAGGCGGGCTTTGCCGAAAGCGTCTTCGCCAGCACGCCCGCGATCGCGGTTGCGAGCTTGTCCTTGTTGATCTTGTCGCCGCTGGTCCAGTCCGCGGCGGCGAAGCGGATGGTGCGGTCCATCTCGACCACGCCGCTGGTCCAGCCGGCCGCCGTCACGCCGGGCGCTGATTTCGCCTTCGCAAGCAGCGCGCTGGCGTGCTCGGGATCGACGGTGAGGTTGATGGTCTGCTCGCCGGAGCGCATCGCATCGCAGGTCACCGCGAGGCTGGAGGTGCCGATCTCGGCGGCCTCGCCCTTCAGGCTCTTGAGGAATTCGGCCGCCGCATCGAGCTTCACCCGCACCCCGATCGATTCCGGCGAGACGTCGGTGAAGTCCTTTGGCTGTGGCGTGATGCCGTCCTCGGTGGCCTGGTTGTCCTGGAATTCCTTCTCGCTGAGATCGGAATTGTCCGTCGAGGCGACCTCGGTCACGGTCTGGCCGATCGTGATCTGGCCGCGGAACTCAAAGCTGTCGCCGGTCTGCTTGCGGTTCAGCTTGACCGTGATCGGCTGCTTGTCGGCGACGCTCTGGGTGGTGCCGGACAGCGTCTGGCCGTTGACGGCGAGGTTGGCGACGAAGCGGTCCTTGCGGTCGGAGCTCTTGTCGGCGGGATAGCAGACGTCGAGCACGGCCGCGGTCACGGTCTTGCCCTGGCGGGTTTCCTTCAGCACGACGTCGGCATTGCCGTCCATCAGGCCGTCGATCGAGGTGAAATAGCGCGTCTCGGGGCCATTCGACGGTGCCGGCTTCGTTTGCAGCTTCATCTGGGCGAGGGCAGGTGCCGACACGACGGCAAGACCGAGCAGCAGGAGCGGGAGCGCGCGCATACGATGAGTCCTCGAAGGGCAGAATCGGTTCCGTCGTAACTAGCAAACCTCCGTCTCATTGGCCAAAAAAGAAGGCCGCCTAACGGCGGCCGGCTATCGCATACGAGATGATCGGACCTTTTTGGCACCGTCATGGCCGGGCTCGTCCCGGCCATCCACGTCTTTCTTTACGTGGGACCGAAGGCGTGGATGCCCGGGACAAGCCCGGGCATGACGAATGCGGAGACGGCACCGCTTCGATTATGCGTTTTGCGACGAACTTACGCCTGCTCGCGTCATGCGCGGTCGTCGGGTTCCTGTCCGCTCTCCAGCCTGGCGCGCAGCGTGCTGACGACGCGACTCACGGTTTCGATGTCCTTCATCGACAATCCGTCGGAAAGGCCGTTCACCCAAGGTAGCTGCAGGCGCATGGCCGCCTCGAAGGCGTGCCGTCCCTTCTCGGTCAGCACGACGAGCTGGGCCCGGCGATGATGCGGATTGGTCTCGAATGTGACGAGCCCGTCCCGTTGCAGGTCATTGACGATCCGCTGCACGTTCTGTCTGGCAGCGCCGAGGTCGCGCGCCAGCCACGCGACCGGTTGCGGGCGTTCGGCGGTGACGATGGCGCCGAGAATCTGCCAGCGTGCGCTGGTCAGGCCAAGTCCAGCCACCATCCGGTCGCCGGCGGTGAACAGCAGGCTGTTGAGCCTGAACAAGTCGAGAATCAAGTCGCTCAGGGCCTCGCCGGCCGGAGTTCGCTTGGTCTGCGGCATTTGTCACCATAAGTTGATATTGACATCATGATGTCAAATACGTATGTATCCATCTGATCGAAATGACATCATAGCACCATATCAACGGAGCCAGCCATGCCGCAGATGCGCCCCCTCGACCCCGCATTCCCGATCGACCGCCAGCTCGCGGTCGATGCCAGCAACGTCGTGCTCGTCAATCTCTTCACGCTCGACAAGGCGGACGAGGAGATCTTTCTGAAAGCCTGGCAGGGCGACGCCGCCATCATGAAGCGGCAGCCCGGCTTCATCTCGACCCAGCTGCACCGCGCGCTCGGCGACAGCCCGGCCTATCTGAATTATGCGGTGTGGGAGTCGACCGCGGCTTTCCGGGCGGCGTTCGCCAATCCCGAGTTCAGGGTCAAGCTCGCGGCCTATCCGGCCTCGGCGGTGGCGTCGCCGCATCTGTTCCAGAAGGTGGCGGTAGCTGACATCTGCGTCGCGTAGGCAGCCGGTACGGCGGATTAGCCGACTACGTCCGCCGTAGCTCAACGAGCGAAGGCGGAAGGCGAAATCCGTCGATCACGCGCGAGATATCGGCGGATTGCGCTTCGCTAATCCGCCCTACGATCTGCTGGACGTTGGACGTCGCGTCAAACGCTCAACTGTGCACCAGCATGCCAACACCGAGCGTGGCAGCGGCAGCCAGAAAGGCAATGTCCAGAAACCGCAGCGGCGCTGTTGGACGGCGGCCGGCCGAACCGGACATGACGTAATAGATGCAATAACCTGCGCCGAGGACCACAAACGTCAACGTTTGCTTGAACCAGAACGTCAGGACGACCGCAAGATCATCGGTGTTGTCCAGGGCATAGGCACCCAACGCAAGCACCGCGCCGATCGCGTAGAACAGCGCCAGCGTTGACGTCAGGGATTTGGCGTCGCGGGACATCAGATGATCCTTACGGCTCCACCGTAATCAAATCGCAAAAAAGAAGGCCGCCCGGAGGCGGCCTTCGATCTCGGTGCGGATGTGGCGAGGGCTTAGAAGCCGCCCATGCCGCCCATTCCACCCATGCCGCCGCCGCCCGGCATCGCCGGCGCCGCGTCCTTCGGCAGTTCGGCGACCATGGCTTCGGTGGTCACCAAGAGGCCGGCCACGGAGGAGGCGTCCTGCAGCGCGGTGCGCACCACCTTGGCGGGGTCGATGATGCCCTTGTCGACCATGTCGACATACTCCTCGGTCTGGGCGTCGAAGCCGAAGGTCTCCGACTTGTTCTCGAGGATCTTGCCGACCACGATCGAGCCCTCGACACCGGCGTTCTCCGAGATCTGGCGAACCGGAGCTTCGAGCGCCTTGAGCACGATGTTGATGCCGGCCTGGACGTCGGCATTCGGGTTGGTGAGACGGCCGACCGCCTTCTTGGCGCGGAGCAGCGCGACGCCGCCACCGGGCACGATGCCTTCCTGCACCGCGGCGCGGGTCGCGTTCAGCGCGTCCTCGACACGGTCCTTCTTCTCCTTGACCTCGACCTCGGTCGCGCCGCCGACCTTGATCACCGCAACGCCGCCGGCGAGCTTGGCAAGGCGCTCCTGCAGCTTCTCACGGTCGTAGTCCGAGGTGGTCTCCTCGATCTGCGCCTTGATCTGGCCAACGCGGGCGTCGATGTCCTTTTTCTTGCCGGCGCCCTTGACGATCGTGGTGTTCTCCTTGTCGATCACGATCTTGCCGGCGCGGCCGAGCATGTTGACCGTGACGTTCTCGAGCTTCATGCCGAGGTCGTCGGAGATCAGCTGACCGCCGGTCAGGATCGCGATGTCCTCCAGCATCGCCTTGCGGCGATCGCCGAAGCCCGGCGCCTTGACGGCGGCGACCTTGAGGCCGCCGCGCAGGCGGTTGACCACCAGCGTCGCCAGCGCCTCGCCCTCGACGTCCTCGGCGAGGATCAACAGCGGACGGCCCGACTGCACCACGGCTTCCAGCACCGGCAGCATGGACTGCAGGCCGGTCAGCTTCTTCTCGTGCAGCAGGATGTAGGCATCCTCGAGCTCGGCGGTCATCTTCTCGGCATTGGTGATGAAGTAGGGGCTGAGATAGCCGCGGTCGAACTTCATGCCCTCG from Bradyrhizobium sp. B124 includes:
- a CDS encoding ABC transporter ATP-binding protein/permease is translated as MNNIRSTLATVWRIASPYFNSDDKWAGRGLLAAVVILELAAVFLTVLFNRWNNVFYNALQERDQAVFTYQIGYFCVLAAFWIGLKVYQLYLNQWLQIRWRRWMTTRYLGGWLQDANHYRMQLLGDAADNPDQRIADDTQRFVEQTLTLGIGLLSAVVTLASFVFILWGLSNQAPLHLFGQDLAIPGYLVLGALVYAILGTLLTHLIGRPLVDLNFRQQRFEADFRFNLVRTRENAEQIALLHGEPAERTRLLDRFGFVVGNWLDIMQRTKKLTAFTATYSQAAVIFPYVLIAPAYFANKIQLGGMMQTASAFSSVQDSLSFFISAYRTLAEWQSVVARLDGFENSIRGGDALAQRQDIIHVKPTAGDTIDLDDLLVTLPDGKPLLAADGFSLRDNERTLVTGPSGAGKSTLFRAMAGIWPFGRGAVQVPANASLMMLPQRPYLPIGSLHDAVVYPGQAASYDAARVREVLAAVGLPQLATRLEEEAHWNRMLSLGEQQRLGIARALLHAPQFLFLDEATASLDEPSEAALYRLIAEKLPDTTVVSIGHRATLDAFHQRNVSLIRDGDRFTLRDKVEAAAS
- a CDS encoding L-lactate permease, translated to MSTWNQIYNPLGNAGLSTLAAAIPVVTLLVLIASGKVKAHIAAIVAVIVTNLITIFVFTMPAGMSIRASILGIVTGFFPIGWIVLNVIFLYQVTVRCGKFELLKRAVGGVTEDRRLQLLLIAFSFGAFFEGASGFGTPVAITGAVLIGLGFSPLAASGLSLIANTAPVAFGALGTPIQGLASVTGLDPYLLGAMVGRQLPLFSLIVPFWVVWAFAGWRGMKEVWPAILVTGVSFAVPQFVISNYINPWIVDIGASLISMGALILFLKVWQPRQLWLSPALRGRDESAATMAAAKPLDKTPLTQGELWSALLPWIIVCILMLIWGNGAFKAWANANFVWNYPVPDLDKLIFKVPPVVAKPTPEGAVFGFTYLSFTGTGLLIAAIISGLLMGFSPLKLIAEYGRTIRLCAISLITISAMLAIGTLTRLSGVDATLGLAFAATGVLYPFFGTLLGWLGVALTGSDTSSNILFGNLQKITSEQLGLPPILMAAANSSGGVMGKMIDAQSIVVASTATNWYGHEGSILRYVFLHSIVLACLVGLFVTLQAYVYPFTAMVLK
- a CDS encoding META domain-containing protein, with translation MAALVVVAAALSAGPVQAQEEFPFGFVMTLDAARMPGSKRIPSIEVGDNGEVILELWCDGGKGQFSVAGNTIVFVPGTMENRNCTPDRAQADKDLLTALGDTTSWRRQGDQVTFIGSKSLRFVINSN
- a CDS encoding GNAT family N-acetyltransferase yields the protein MHTPDISIAPEDPRQPDVRQLIDLSDAHMQALYPPDSNHRAPVETLAAPDTVFLVARRHGEVLGSIAFRLIAPGHAEMKRMFVRADARGHGLGRRLLDALEDAARDRQIARISLETGIRQPEAIGLYRAAGYQECPPFGGYAPDPLSLFMTKRL
- a CDS encoding Ada metal-binding domain-containing protein, translated to MLDFAAQYAAFQRRDPAWDGIVFVAVRTTGVYCRPVCRARTPLARNVRFYGSAASAERAGFRPCLRCRPEAAPFCPAWKGTRTTVERALALIEAGALDRGNVAALADRLGIGARHLSRLFAEHLDASPLQVALSLRVQRAKRLIDESDIPLSLVAQQAGFSSARRMNAAFAKLYGRSPVSLRRNRLPNITMQ
- a CDS encoding PaaI family thioesterase, producing the protein MAKSYGTVSAEQKLRMSGLEFVQGLASGALPLNTIARTLGYDVTEAEHGRVVVTLLPTDAHLNPAGTVHGGLTATLLDSCMGLAVQSTLDAGTSQTTLEFKISLVWPITPDTGPIRAEGQVLNCGRRIGTAEGRVTDEKGRLLAHGTTTCLIFPA
- a CDS encoding ester cyclase codes for the protein MSEENKSVVGRWFEGFWGNPWNPRIIDELATPDIVVHYPMHEAKMGRAAVTQFITEFREAFPDLKFWGVGDLVAEGDLVVGRWEGGGTHTGPAFSDFRLGSLPAASGRKMTFAGTTVLRVRDGRIAEELGQEDALTAMLQLGLIRLPEQSGYAG
- a CDS encoding MarR family winged helix-turn-helix transcriptional regulator — translated: MPQTKRTPAGEALSDLILDLFRLNSLLFTAGDRMVAGLGLTSARWQILGAIVTAERPQPVAWLARDLGAARQNVQRIVNDLQRDGLVTFETNPHHRRAQLVVLTEKGRHAFEAAMRLQLPWVNGLSDGLSMKDIETVSRVVSTLRARLESGQEPDDRA
- a CDS encoding antibiotic biosynthesis monooxygenase family protein; this encodes MPQMRPLDPAFPIDRQLAVDASNVVLVNLFTLDKADEEIFLKAWQGDAAIMKRQPGFISTQLHRALGDSPAYLNYAVWESTAAFRAAFANPEFRVKLAAYPASAVASPHLFQKVAVADICVA